GGTGTCTTACAGGTGCCGGGAGATTGTCTAACCCTCTCGCTCACTCTGGGAGAGAGTTGCTATTGTTGTCCCCATTTTattgatgggaaaactgaggtccaaagaTTTTCAATAACCTGTTCAGGGTCTCACAATTAGTAAGAGGTAATGCTTTGATTTGAACCTGGAACCCTCATACTCTTGGCTGCTACCCTTTAGCACCCAGGAACCCGCCTTCCCACTGTCCCTCTAAGTGATGCCCTCCTTCTAGACCCTACACAAAGTTCTCCTCCATCCAACCGAGATATCTCAGAATGTTAGAACTGAATGACATGTGAGTGTTCACCTAgtctaaaacttttcaaaaagattttttaaaattattttgaattcatcAAGAATAAAGCAAACAGAGGCCCGGAGaggcaaagtgacttgcccaaggtcacacgatGAAGGGAGGGCTTTCCCAGAATGCTCCCTCATTCTCATCCACATTGGGTAATGGCTGCCTCCCAGACTCAGGCCATTCCAGGACCCCCTTCTCTGGGTCCCAGattccttcctcttctgccaGTCCCACTTCCCCCCTCGTCAGCCTCTCCACCCTGCCCTGCGCACAGGCTCTCGCTTCCTCACAAGCTTTCCAcacttccctcctgcctcagctttgcTCAACTCACAGATGCGGTTGTTTCCTCTGGTGGGGGGGGTCAGCAAACCTCCACACCGGGCCTGGGTGGTCAGAACTTGTCACTTGTCACTCATCCTGAATCCCAGCTTCCCACACATCACCTCCACGTGGCTTCGCACTAAATGAGCCAAACACCAAACCTGCCCTCCCCAGTAAAAAGCTCCCCTTCCCACTTGTCCTCACACCTGTCACACCTGAGCTCCAGCCCGTTGTCTAATCCTCCTAGAACTCTCTCAAATTCTGCCCCTCTGGCCCATCCCTACTGCTGAGGAAGCGCCAGAGGGAGCCGCTGCCGCAGGGTCTGCCAGAGCCCAGGGCCATGCCCTGGCTGCCTCTTCAGTGGGTGTCTCGACATTCCAGTAAACGGATGCCACCCCAAGGGGTGGGGTTGACTTCTGATTTCGTGCTCCCCAGCAATCCCAGACCTGACTGAGCAGTTGGCTGGGGGGAGACAGGGGCTGGAAGGCAGGGAGGACCCAGTGACTTCCGCCAGTCCGATCAAATTGGATTTCTCACCAGGGAATGCTAACCCTAACGCTTGTCCCCTTGAGAGATTATTCCTGCCCCCGAGGCCACGCTTCTTACCCTGGGAGCATTTATAAGGAGTCAAACCAACAGCCTTCTTGATTTCCATGCATTCACtcctttaagaaatatttatccaACACTGTGTTAGCCCCTTTGTTCTactataagaaaataccatagactgggtaatttgtgaaccactgaaatttatttctcacagtcctggaggcagGGAAGTCAAGACCAAGGCACTGGAAGGTTCCgtgtctgctctctgcttccaagatgatgCCTCATTGCTGCACCCTCCAGAGGGGACGGGTGCCGAGTCCTCAcctggtgaagggacagaaggggcAAACCCTCtccaccgcccccacccccacagcccttTTATAATATAAGTTACTGACCCATACATGAGGGTGGAGGCTCCATGGCTAATCACCACCTAAAGGCCCCACATCTTAATACCTGCGTTAAGTTTCAGTGTGAATTGTGGAGGAAACAGGAACAGTCAAGCCACAGCAAACACCCACCTGCGCCAGGCACTGCTGATGCTGGCGATCCAGCACCTGCTCACAACAGCCTGCTCCACTAGAGGAGACGGACGCTAAACAAACAGTCACAACAACGGGTACAGACTCACAAAAGGAGAGAAGAGCAGCACGGTGGCAGGGGCGTGTTTAACAAAGAACCTGGCCTGGGCCGGTGTGCAGGGTCTGGCCAGGGAAGCCTTCCCTTTCCTCACCCCGTGCTGGACAGAGCGCAGTACTCTTCTCCCTGGCCCCTTCTCCCTGGTTCTTCCCAACTCTTTTCCACCCCTTCCCTCTTTTAGGGAGCAGAAGAAATTGTTCTTTACTATCCCATGCCGACAGACATTCAAATTCTGCATCATTTCCCCCCTTTCAAATGTTATGATCATGTGTCCACTCCTTCGGGTAGCCTAACTGACCCCACCGCGCCCCCGAAGCCAGGCCACTCTCCTCCTACTCTCCCACACCTCCTGCGCTTACTTCTGCCGAGCACGTGTGACGTGGCGTGGGGATTTCTGCGGAGGCAGGTTTCCCCCCACCAGAGTTGAGCATCTTAAGGCAGGGGTGTGCTCTTTCATCTCTGTATCCCCGGCATCCAGCTCAATGTCTTAGGTGAAAAACTTTGGAGCAATCCTTAAGTTTTCAATTTCCACCTTCAAAACATACCTGGAATCTGAGCATCCCTTATCACCGCCGTTGCCACTGCCCTAGCCCAGCCCTCCATTTATCCCTCGAATGCCAGGGCTGCAGGGCCCCGTATGGTTGCCGTGAGCTACAAGTGACTAGtgagcccttgaaatgtggcCTCTGGAAGTGCAAAATATACACTGGATTTCAAAGgcttaaaaagagagaaaagaatgcaaactacctcaataataattttcatattgttgAAGTGGTAACATTTTTGATCTACtgggttaataaaatatattgttaaaattaatttccccttcattttcacattttttaatgtggctactactAAATTTTAAATGACACGTGGAGTCCATATTATATTTGTATTGGAAAACAGCACCCTAGAGAATCTCTCCTTACCTGGTCTCCCAGCTTCCAATCTTGTCTGCACCCTACAATCTGCTctgcacaaaagcagccacagcgATCCTTCACAGAGAGCATAATGGAATCATCCTACTCTGCTCATCAACCTCCCCCTCACCCCCGTGGCTCCTTAGCACATTTGGGATAAAGTCCAAAGTGTTCCCCACGTCTGTAAGCCCTGGTTACCTGCTTCCTCTTACCTGTAGGACCACATCCCCCACCTCGCCCCATCTCAGTTACTGTACCCCAGGTACACTGGCTTCTGTGCTGCTCTTTGGGCAGGTCAGGAATGTACCCACTTCAGAACCTCGGTCTCTCTCTGCTGGGAACTCTTGGCCCTTAGATATCTGCAAGTCACTccccttcatttctttcagatttcTGCTCAAAAATGTACGTTGACCATCCCATTTAAACCAacacccccttccttccccttccaccctAACTGTACTTCTCAACTTCAGTTTTCTCCATATCATTTATCTATACCTACCAGTGTATCATATGagatatacagatatagatagatatatagatatatactttagagacaaggtcttactgtgttgcccaggctggactgcagtggctattcacaagggcaatcatagctcactgctcgaactcctggcctcaagtgattctcccacctcggcctcccaagtatctgggacttcAGGTAGGCACCACTGCTCCCAGccatatgatatttttttttttgtctattcatttattttctattccctCCCCAATAGTATGCAAGCTCTGAGAGGACAAGGACTGTGTACCTTTTGTCTCTGGTACTCAgggaacatttgttgaatgaaggaatgggTGAATAAATAGtgggaattcaataaatatttgttgaacaaatgaacaaatagagCAGGGGGTCTAAAGGGTCTAAATGAGGCTGGCAGATAGCAAGGGTGAGGTGTGATCGTGTTTGGGGGTcatgggcacagaaagaaaaaagtacacACTATTGAGAACTTTTCATGAGCACATTTATTGACTCTCACTCCCCTCAGGCAAggctgggtttgggggagggaaaTTAATGGCCCTCCTTGGGGACATTGCTGGGGAAAAGGCCCTCAGAGAGCGTCCTATGCTTTGTGGATATTCTCGTGGGCAGTATTTAGCACAGTGGCCACCAAGGTTGTGAATTCAACAAAGTCGACCTGGTCATCTCTGTTGGCATCCAGACCAGCGAAAATTTTGTCCACAGTCTCTTTGTCTCTGGTAttctagaagaaagaaatagcaaagacCTTGAGCTCATCACCTCCTCGCAAGACTCTTTCTCAGGCTTCTCATCCCCCAGCCCCCGGCTTTGGGGGTTCCCGGGAACCTTAACTCATTAGCCAAAACTGTGTTGGACAATCCAATGTGACAAAACAGAGGACGCAACTGTGATGAACCATCCTGGACCCA
This region of Microcebus murinus isolate Inina chromosome 2, M.murinus_Inina_mat1.0, whole genome shotgun sequence genomic DNA includes:
- the S100A12 gene encoding protein S100-A12 → MSKLEEHMEGMINVFHQYSVRTGDFDTLSRGELKMLLTKELANTIKNTRDKETVDKIFAGLDANRDDQVDFVEFTTLVATVLNTAHENIHKA